One part of the Brevundimonas sp. NIBR11 genome encodes these proteins:
- a CDS encoding ABC transporter ATP-binding protein, giving the protein MTDTNALPVNAIEVRGLEKTYAGSKKSPPKTALRGVDLVIPRGSMFGLLGPNGAGKSTLINILAGIVNKTGGTAAIWGRDIDERPRDARAALGVVPQEIVADVFFTPREALEVQAGFYGVPKDERRSDELLAALGLSDKANAYVRALSGGMKRRLMVAKALVHNPPILILDEPTAGVDVELRRQLWEYVRRINAEGVTILLTTHYLEEAQELCDTIAIMNRGEVVACEPTPQLLRRLDTRNVVVTPEGELDALPTVAGFDVVARPNGAFAISYKKGQSSVEHVLAAVRAAGVTIADITTEDPDLEDVFLALTYGDANAVSPTRD; this is encoded by the coding sequence ATGACCGACACGAACGCCCTGCCCGTCAACGCCATCGAGGTGCGCGGGCTGGAGAAGACCTACGCCGGGTCCAAGAAATCGCCGCCGAAGACCGCCCTGCGGGGAGTCGATCTGGTCATTCCGAGGGGATCGATGTTCGGCCTCCTGGGTCCGAACGGGGCGGGCAAGTCGACGCTGATCAACATCCTGGCGGGAATCGTCAACAAGACGGGCGGGACCGCCGCCATCTGGGGCCGCGACATCGACGAGCGGCCGCGGGATGCGCGAGCCGCGCTCGGCGTGGTGCCGCAGGAGATCGTGGCCGATGTCTTCTTCACGCCGAGGGAGGCGCTGGAGGTGCAGGCGGGCTTCTATGGGGTGCCCAAGGACGAACGGCGCTCGGACGAACTGCTGGCGGCGCTGGGTCTGTCGGACAAGGCCAACGCCTATGTGCGGGCTCTGTCGGGCGGCATGAAGCGGCGGCTGATGGTGGCCAAGGCCCTGGTGCACAATCCGCCGATCCTGATCCTGGACGAGCCGACGGCCGGGGTGGACGTCGAGCTGCGTCGCCAGCTGTGGGAATACGTGCGGCGGATCAACGCCGAGGGCGTGACCATCCTTCTGACAACCCATTATCTGGAGGAGGCGCAGGAACTCTGCGACACCATCGCCATCATGAACCGGGGCGAGGTGGTGGCCTGCGAGCCGACGCCGCAGCTGTTACGCCGTCTGGATACGAGGAACGTCGTGGTGACGCCGGAAGGCGAGCTTGACGCCCTCCCGACGGTGGCCGGGTTCGACGTGGTCGCGCGGCCGAACGGCGCCTTCGCCATCAGTTACAAGAAGGGTCAGTCGTCGGTCGAGCACGTGCTGGCGGCCGTCCGGGCGGCGGGGGTGACGATCGCCGACATCACCACCGAGGACCCGGATCTGGAGGACGTCTTCCTGGCCCTGACCTATGGCGATGCGAACGCGGTCAGCCCCACCCGGGACTGA
- a CDS encoding zinc-finger domain-containing protein — MPPRHPDQLVLPPEEIVVATKRVACDGGGVLGHPLVYLDMGGDDFVECGYCDRRFVLSHDHHAESEYLDPAARPPEAH; from the coding sequence ATGCCGCCGCGCCACCCCGATCAGCTGGTTCTTCCCCCGGAAGAGATCGTCGTCGCCACCAAGCGCGTGGCCTGCGACGGCGGCGGCGTGCTGGGCCATCCGCTGGTCTATCTCGACATGGGCGGCGACGACTTCGTCGAGTGCGGCTACTGCGACCGTCGCTTCGTCCTCTCTCACGACCATCACGCCGAGAGCGAATACCTCGACCCGGCCGCCCGCCCGCCCGAAGCGCACTGA